A single region of the Streptomyces sp. NBC_00236 genome encodes:
- a CDS encoding urease subunit gamma, protein MQLTPHEQERLLIHVAADVAEKRRARGLRLNHPEAVALITSHLMEGARDGRTVAELMASGRKVLTRDDVMDGIAEMIHDVQVEATFPDGTKLVTVHEPIV, encoded by the coding sequence GTGCAACTGACCCCGCACGAGCAGGAACGCCTGCTCATACATGTGGCCGCCGACGTGGCCGAGAAGCGCCGCGCACGAGGGCTGCGGCTCAACCACCCCGAGGCCGTCGCTCTCATCACCTCCCACCTGATGGAGGGGGCGCGCGACGGCCGCACGGTCGCCGAACTCATGGCGTCCGGACGCAAGGTGCTCACCCGGGACGACGTCATGGACGGCATAGCCGAAATGATCCACGACGTGCAGGTCGAGGCGACGTTCCCCGACGGCACCAAGCTCGTCACCGTCCACGAACCGATCGTCTGA
- a CDS encoding GH12 family glycosyl hydrolase domain-containing protein, whose translation MLTGAPAASAAPVTDCTQWGTTELQGGEYLYQQNEWNSEAEQCVSVDPDTGAWSVTKSSFSLPTNGAPATYPSSYKGCHWGACTTDSGLPLRVDELGSVTTDWSTTQVGSGAYNVSMDIWFNSAPVTDDQPDGTEVMIWMNHRGGVQPIGSRTATVQLDGRTWDVWTGPGASGWKVISYVLQGGATELADFDVLDLIDDGVGRGSINPAHYLIDAEAGFEIWQGGQGLGMNEFAFEASTESGGGGEDTQAPTVPAGVTVTGTTAGSVSLSWTPATDDTGVSGYDVYRDGVKAGSTTSTSFTDTGLAASSSHSYTVRARDAAGNTSAASVAVSATTTAGGGGTTGTLKVQYKNNDSAPGDNQIRPGFQLVNTGSTAVDLSKVSLRYWFSGESGSASYGTSCDYAVIGCGTVTHRVASAGSAPGADHYLEVGFSGGSLAPGASTGEMQLRFNKADWSSFNETDDYSRAANTAFADASKVGVYVNGALTAGTAP comes from the coding sequence ATGCTCACCGGCGCCCCGGCCGCTTCGGCGGCGCCGGTCACCGACTGCACCCAGTGGGGCACCACCGAACTGCAGGGCGGGGAGTACCTCTACCAGCAGAACGAGTGGAACTCCGAAGCCGAGCAGTGCGTCAGCGTGGACCCGGACACGGGAGCCTGGAGCGTCACCAAGTCCTCGTTCTCGCTGCCGACGAACGGTGCCCCGGCGACGTACCCCTCCAGTTACAAGGGCTGTCACTGGGGGGCGTGCACGACGGACAGCGGGCTGCCGCTGCGCGTCGACGAGCTGGGCAGCGTGACGACCGACTGGTCGACCACCCAGGTCGGCTCCGGCGCGTACAACGTGTCGATGGACATCTGGTTCAACTCGGCGCCGGTCACCGACGATCAGCCGGACGGCACCGAGGTGATGATCTGGATGAACCACCGAGGCGGAGTCCAGCCGATCGGGTCCCGCACCGCGACGGTGCAGCTCGACGGCCGGACGTGGGACGTCTGGACCGGTCCCGGCGCCTCCGGCTGGAAGGTGATCTCGTACGTCCTCCAGGGCGGCGCCACCGAGCTCGCCGACTTCGATGTGCTGGACCTGATCGACGACGGCGTGGGCCGTGGGTCGATCAACCCGGCGCACTACCTCATCGACGCCGAGGCCGGCTTCGAGATCTGGCAGGGCGGGCAGGGCCTCGGGATGAACGAGTTCGCCTTCGAGGCGAGCACGGAGTCCGGTGGCGGCGGGGAGGACACCCAGGCGCCGACGGTGCCGGCCGGTGTGACCGTGACCGGCACGACCGCCGGCTCGGTCTCCCTGTCCTGGACCCCCGCGACGGACGACACGGGCGTCAGCGGGTACGACGTCTACCGCGACGGGGTGAAGGCGGGCTCGACCACATCCACCTCGTTCACCGACACCGGTCTCGCCGCCTCGTCCTCGCACAGCTACACCGTGCGGGCCAGGGACGCCGCCGGGAACACGTCCGCGGCCTCCGTGGCGGTCAGCGCGACCACCACGGCAGGAGGCGGCGGAACGACCGGGACGCTCAAGGTGCAGTACAAGAACAACGACTCGGCGCCCGGCGACAACCAGATCAGGCCCGGCTTCCAGCTGGTCAACACCGGCAGCACGGCGGTGGACCTGAGCAAGGTCTCCCTGCGCTACTGGTTCAGCGGTGAGTCCGGCTCCGCCTCGTACGGCACCTCGTGCGACTACGCGGTGATCGGCTGCGGCACGGTGACCCACCGCGTGGCGTCCGCCGGCTCCGCACCGGGCGCGGACCACTACCTGGAGGTCGGCTTCAGCGGCGGCAGCCTCGCCCCCGGAGCCTCCACCGGGGAGATGCAGCTCCGGTTCAACAAGGCCGACTGGTCCTCCTTCAACGAGACCGACGACTACAGCAGGGCCGCCAACACGGCCTTCGCCGACGCCTCGAAGGTCGGGGTGTACGTCAACGGAGCCCTGACCGCGGGCACCGCTCCCTGA
- a CDS encoding alpha/beta hydrolase, producing the protein MRRTAAFGSAGALIAGTLIAGAIAAPAATAESRHHNGSEARGVQLAVARAARAGIDWADCPADWAIAAPIQCGWVTVPLDYARPDGKQIKIAVDRHVSTGTSGERQGALIYNPGGPGGSGMAFPKRIATKSPLWVNAAKAYDFVGFDPRGVGHSAPISCVDPQEFVKAPKADPVPDSEADKRAQRKLAAEYADGCAERSGEMLPHMTTPNTARDLDVIRAALGEKKLNYLGVSYGTYLGAVYGTLFPSHVRRMVVDSVVNPAKDNIWYQANLNQDIAFQKRWDDWKAWVAANDATFHIGTTPQKVEQEWLKLRAAAKKSPIGGVLGPAELIGFFQSAPYYDSAWAPTARTWSAYRAGDTQALIDAAAPDLSDTAGNIRSENSNAVYTAVECADAKWPTNWRTWDRDNTRLHRDYPFMTWANAWMNLPCATWRAKQQTPLNVRTGKGLPPVLIVQSTRDAATPYEGAVELHKRFKGSRLITEEGAGSHGVTGLVNSCINERVDSYLLTGKTDRHDVTCAPHATPKP; encoded by the coding sequence TTGAGACGCACAGCAGCGTTCGGCTCAGCCGGCGCTCTGATCGCGGGCACGCTCATAGCGGGCGCGATAGCCGCACCGGCTGCCACCGCCGAAAGCCGCCACCACAACGGCTCCGAGGCGCGCGGCGTCCAGCTGGCCGTGGCACGCGCGGCCAGGGCCGGCATCGACTGGGCGGACTGTCCGGCCGACTGGGCCATCGCCGCGCCGATCCAGTGCGGATGGGTCACCGTCCCGCTCGACTACGCACGGCCCGACGGCAAGCAGATCAAGATAGCCGTCGACCGCCACGTCAGCACCGGAACCAGCGGCGAACGCCAGGGCGCCCTGATCTACAACCCGGGCGGACCCGGCGGCTCGGGCATGGCGTTCCCCAAGCGGATCGCCACGAAGAGCCCGCTCTGGGTGAACGCGGCCAAGGCCTACGACTTCGTCGGCTTCGACCCGCGCGGCGTCGGCCACTCGGCGCCGATCTCCTGCGTCGACCCGCAGGAGTTCGTCAAGGCACCCAAGGCCGACCCGGTGCCCGACTCCGAGGCCGACAAGCGCGCCCAGCGCAAGCTCGCCGCCGAGTACGCGGACGGCTGCGCCGAACGCAGCGGCGAGATGCTGCCGCACATGACCACGCCCAACACCGCACGCGACCTGGACGTCATCCGCGCCGCGCTCGGTGAGAAGAAGCTCAACTACCTGGGCGTCTCCTACGGCACCTACCTGGGCGCGGTCTACGGCACCCTCTTCCCGTCCCATGTCCGCCGCATGGTCGTCGACAGCGTCGTCAACCCGGCGAAGGACAACATCTGGTACCAGGCGAACCTCAACCAGGACATCGCCTTCCAGAAGCGCTGGGACGACTGGAAGGCCTGGGTCGCCGCCAACGACGCCACCTTCCACATCGGCACGACCCCGCAGAAGGTCGAGCAGGAGTGGCTGAAGCTGCGTGCGGCCGCGAAGAAGAGCCCGATCGGCGGCGTCCTCGGCCCCGCCGAGCTCATCGGCTTCTTCCAGAGCGCCCCGTACTACGACTCCGCCTGGGCACCCACCGCCCGGACCTGGAGCGCCTACCGGGCCGGCGACACCCAGGCACTGATCGACGCCGCCGCCCCCGACCTCTCGGACACGGCGGGCAACATCCGGTCCGAGAACAGCAACGCCGTGTACACAGCGGTCGAGTGCGCGGACGCCAAGTGGCCCACCAACTGGCGGACGTGGGACCGCGACAACACCCGGCTGCACAGGGACTACCCGTTCATGACCTGGGCCAACGCCTGGATGAACCTCCCCTGTGCGACCTGGCGCGCCAAGCAGCAGACCCCGCTGAACGTCCGTACCGGCAAGGGACTGCCGCCGGTGCTGATCGTGCAGTCCACGCGTGACGCCGCAACTCCCTACGAGGGCGCCGTCGAGCTGCACAAGCGCTTCAAGGGTTCGCGGCTCATCACCGAGGAGGGCGCCGGCTCGCACGGCGTCACCGGGCTGGTCAACTCCTGCATCAACGAGCGGGTGGACAGCTACCTGCTCACCGGGAAGACCGACCGCCACGACGTGACGTGCGCCCCGCACGCCACGCCGAAGCCGTAA
- a CDS encoding urease accessory protein UreD, whose product MSVRATARITAVCDARGVTTLPVLESDGPLALRRTRAVLPGAARVTVVGAMSAPLGGDRLALQVRAGQGTRLTVDSAAATVALPGPGSEAAAAHYAITLKAEEDAELHWLPEQLISAHGSELHMTTVAELAPTARLVLREEQILGRHGEATGSLLSRLTVHRAGRPLLDQQLAYGPGAPGGWDGPAVLGGHRAAGQLLVVDPAFGDRGPDTRLLGATAVLTRLAGPAVLVSVLAADARELRTLLDRAAEELAAAAPGRTPAAAHG is encoded by the coding sequence GTGAGCGTCCGCGCTACCGCCCGCATCACCGCCGTATGCGACGCACGCGGCGTCACCACGCTCCCCGTCCTGGAGAGCGACGGGCCGCTCGCCCTCCGTCGGACGAGGGCCGTCCTTCCCGGGGCCGCACGCGTCACCGTCGTGGGCGCGATGAGCGCCCCGCTCGGCGGCGACCGGCTCGCCCTCCAGGTGCGGGCCGGGCAGGGCACCCGGCTCACCGTCGACTCGGCGGCGGCCACCGTCGCCCTGCCCGGGCCCGGATCCGAAGCGGCAGCGGCCCACTACGCCATCACGCTGAAGGCGGAGGAGGACGCCGAGCTCCACTGGCTCCCCGAGCAGCTGATCTCGGCGCACGGCAGCGAACTCCACATGACCACCGTGGCCGAACTCGCCCCCACCGCACGGCTGGTACTGCGCGAGGAACAGATCCTGGGCCGGCACGGCGAGGCCACCGGATCACTGCTGAGCAGGCTCACCGTCCACCGCGCAGGACGCCCGCTCCTCGACCAGCAACTGGCGTACGGGCCGGGCGCGCCCGGTGGCTGGGACGGCCCGGCCGTGCTCGGCGGACACCGGGCGGCCGGACAACTGCTGGTCGTGGACCCGGCCTTCGGGGACCGGGGCCCGGACACCCGGCTGCTGGGGGCCACGGCCGTGCTCACCCGGCTGGCCGGTCCCGCCGTCCTCGTGTCCGTACTCGCCGCAGACGCACGGGAGTTGCGCACCCTGCTGGACCGGGCGGCGGAGGAACTCGCGGCTGCCGCACCTGGCCGAACACCGGCTGCCGCGCATGGCTGA
- a CDS encoding urease subunit beta, producing MIPGEILYAQAPVPLNAGRPVSRLTVLNAADRPVQVGSHYHFAEANPGLEFDRAAARGLRLNIAAGTAVRFEPGVPVDIELVPLAGRRVVPGLRGEAGGPLDG from the coding sequence ATGATTCCGGGAGAGATCCTTTACGCGCAGGCCCCTGTGCCGCTCAACGCGGGCCGGCCCGTCAGCCGCCTCACCGTCCTCAACGCGGCCGACCGGCCGGTGCAGGTGGGGTCGCACTACCACTTCGCCGAGGCCAACCCCGGCCTCGAGTTCGACCGTGCGGCCGCGCGCGGACTGCGGCTGAACATCGCCGCAGGAACGGCCGTCCGCTTCGAGCCGGGCGTCCCTGTCGACATCGAACTCGTCCCGCTGGCCGGGCGGCGTGTCGTCCCGGGCCTGCGCGGCGAGGCCGGAGGTCCCCTCGATGGCTGA
- a CDS encoding glycoside hydrolase family 6 protein: MSTRGRIMHRLHRRLAAASALAMGAALMVAIPTPASAAAARVDNPYVGATPYVNEDWSAMARAEPGGAAIADNPSFVWMDRIAAIEGSASKMSLREHLDTALAQGADLFQVVIYDLPGRDCSALASNGELGPTELDRYKNEYIDPISDILADPAYASLRIVTLIEPDSLPNIVTNAGGTAGSTDACAVMKANGNYEKGIGYALHTLGAIPNVYNYIDAAHHGWLGWDTNMGPAATEFKKAATSEGATVNDVAGFIVNTANYSALKEPNFKITDTVNGTTVRQSKWVDWNYYTDELTFAQALRTLLVSQGFNSNIGMLIDTARNGWGGSARPTSAGPLTSVDTYVNGGRVDRRIHAGNWCNQSGAGVGERPTAAPEAGIDAYVWAKPPGESDGNSAPIDNDEGKGFDRMCDPTYEGNGRNGNSMTGALPNSPLAGHWFSAQFQELVKNAYPPIDGGGNPGGGDDTQAPTAPTGVTVTAKTSGSVSLSWTASTDNTGVTGYDVFRDGVKVGSSTTTSYTDSGLSASTAYSYTVKAKDAAGNVSAASSALSATTSAGGGTGTGSLKVQYKNTDSSATDNQIRMGLQLVNTGSTAVDLSTVKLRYWFTPEAGASTFGTSCDWAVIGCGNLTHSVKTNGSAAGASHYLEVSFGSGTLAAGASTGEIQMRLNKSDWSNFNEADDYSRSTSTSYADAAKVGLYVTGALAWGTAP; this comes from the coding sequence ATGAGTACCAGAGGTAGGATCATGCACCGGCTACACCGGAGGCTTGCCGCAGCCTCCGCCCTGGCCATGGGCGCAGCACTGATGGTGGCGATCCCGACCCCCGCCTCCGCAGCCGCCGCGCGGGTCGACAACCCGTACGTGGGCGCCACGCCCTACGTGAACGAGGACTGGTCCGCCATGGCGAGGGCCGAACCGGGTGGTGCCGCCATCGCCGACAATCCGTCCTTCGTCTGGATGGACCGCATCGCGGCCATCGAGGGCTCGGCTTCCAAGATGAGCCTGCGCGAGCACCTGGACACCGCACTGGCCCAGGGTGCGGACCTGTTCCAGGTCGTCATCTACGACCTGCCGGGACGCGACTGCTCCGCGCTGGCGTCCAACGGTGAGCTCGGTCCCACCGAGCTCGACCGTTACAAGAACGAGTACATCGACCCGATCTCCGACATCCTCGCCGACCCGGCGTACGCGAGCCTGCGCATCGTCACCCTCATCGAGCCCGACTCGCTGCCCAACATCGTCACCAACGCGGGCGGCACCGCCGGTTCCACGGACGCCTGCGCGGTGATGAAGGCGAACGGGAACTACGAGAAGGGCATCGGCTACGCCCTGCACACCCTCGGCGCGATTCCCAACGTCTACAACTACATCGACGCCGCCCACCACGGATGGCTCGGCTGGGACACCAACATGGGTCCGGCCGCCACGGAGTTCAAGAAGGCCGCCACGTCCGAAGGAGCCACGGTCAACGACGTGGCCGGCTTCATCGTGAACACGGCCAACTACTCGGCTCTCAAGGAGCCGAACTTCAAGATCACGGACACCGTGAACGGCACGACGGTGCGCCAGTCGAAGTGGGTCGACTGGAACTACTACACCGATGAGCTGACGTTCGCCCAGGCGCTGCGCACCCTGCTGGTGAGCCAGGGCTTCAACTCCAACATCGGCATGCTGATCGACACGGCCCGCAACGGCTGGGGCGGCTCCGCACGGCCCACCTCCGCAGGTCCGCTGACCAGCGTGGACACCTACGTCAACGGCGGCCGGGTCGACCGTCGCATCCACGCCGGTAACTGGTGCAACCAGTCCGGCGCCGGAGTCGGCGAGCGTCCCACCGCGGCCCCCGAGGCCGGCATCGACGCGTACGTGTGGGCCAAGCCCCCGGGCGAGTCGGACGGCAACAGCGCCCCCATCGACAACGATGAGGGCAAGGGCTTCGACCGGATGTGCGACCCGACGTACGAGGGCAACGGCCGCAACGGCAACAGCATGACCGGCGCCCTGCCGAACTCCCCGCTCGCGGGCCACTGGTTCTCCGCGCAGTTCCAGGAGCTCGTGAAGAACGCCTACCCGCCGATCGACGGCGGCGGCAACCCGGGCGGCGGCGACGACACCCAGGCGCCGACCGCGCCGACCGGTGTGACCGTGACGGCGAAGACCAGTGGCAGCGTCTCGCTGTCCTGGACGGCGTCCACCGACAACACCGGAGTGACCGGCTACGACGTGTTCCGTGACGGTGTGAAGGTGGGCTCGTCCACCACGACCTCCTACACGGACTCGGGTCTGTCGGCCTCCACCGCGTACAGCTACACGGTCAAGGCCAAGGACGCGGCCGGCAACGTCTCGGCGGCCTCCTCGGCGCTGTCCGCCACCACGTCCGCGGGCGGTGGCACCGGAACGGGCTCGCTCAAGGTCCAGTACAAGAACACCGACTCCTCCGCGACCGACAACCAGATCCGGATGGGTCTGCAGCTGGTCAACACCGGCAGCACCGCGGTGGACCTGTCCACGGTGAAGCTGCGCTACTGGTTCACTCCCGAGGCCGGGGCCTCCACCTTCGGCACCTCGTGCGACTGGGCGGTCATCGGCTGCGGGAACCTCACCCACAGTGTGAAGACGAACGGTTCGGCGGCCGGTGCGAGCCACTACCTGGAGGTCTCGTTCGGCAGCGGCACCCTGGCGGCGGGAGCCTCCACGGGTGAGATCCAGATGCGGCTGAACAAGAGCGACTGGTCCAACTTCAACGAGGCGGACGACTACAGCCGTTCGACGTCCACGAGCTACGCCGACGCGGCGAAGGTCGGCCTGTACGTCACCGGCGCCCTCGCCTGGGGCACCGCTCCCTGA
- the ureG gene encoding urease accessory protein UreG — translation MHLDHAHVGPAALGADAARPDGTRRALRIGLGGPVGSGKTATVAALCRALRDQLSLAVVTNDIYTREDAAFLLRNAVLPPERIQAVETGACPHTAIRDDISANLEAVEDLEDTVGPLDLILVESGGDNLTATFSKGLVDAQIFIIDVAGGDDIPRKGGPGVTTSDLLVINKTDLAPYVGSDLGRMAHDAAQQRGELPVAFTSLTSGEGVGPVADWVRGQLASWTA, via the coding sequence ATGCACCTCGATCACGCCCACGTCGGACCCGCCGCCCTCGGCGCGGACGCCGCACGCCCCGACGGCACCCGGCGGGCCCTGCGGATCGGCCTCGGCGGACCCGTCGGATCCGGCAAGACCGCTACCGTCGCAGCGCTCTGCCGTGCCCTGCGCGACCAGCTGTCCCTGGCCGTCGTCACCAATGACATCTACACCCGCGAGGACGCGGCGTTCCTGCTGCGCAACGCGGTGCTGCCGCCCGAGCGGATCCAGGCGGTCGAGACCGGCGCCTGCCCGCACACCGCCATCCGCGACGACATATCCGCCAACCTCGAAGCCGTCGAGGACCTGGAGGACACCGTGGGACCGCTCGACCTCATCCTCGTGGAATCCGGCGGTGACAACCTCACGGCCACCTTCTCCAAGGGGCTCGTGGACGCCCAGATCTTCATCATCGACGTCGCGGGCGGCGACGACATCCCCCGCAAGGGCGGTCCCGGCGTCACCACGTCCGACCTGCTGGTGATCAACAAGACCGACCTGGCGCCCTACGTCGGTTCCGACCTCGGCCGGATGGCCCATGACGCCGCACAGCAGCGCGGCGAACTGCCCGTCGCCTTCACTTCGCTCACCTCGGGCGAAGGCGTCGGCCCCGTCGCGGACTGGGTACGGGGGCAGCTCGCCTCCTGGACCGCGTGA
- a CDS encoding urease subunit alpha codes for MAELHRAVYADLFGPTAGDRIRLADTDLLVEIEEDRCGGPGLAGDEAVFGGGKVIRESMGQARTTRAEGAPDTVITGAVVIDHWGVVKADIGIRDGRITGIGKAGNPDTMDGVHPDLVIGPETEIISGNGKFLTAGAIDAHVHFISPTLVDEALSSGITTLVGGGTGPAEGTKATTITPGPWHLARMFEALEAYPVNIGLLGKGNTMSRDAMHSQLRAGALGFKIHEDWGATPAVIDACLGVCEETGAQLAIHTDTLNEAGFVADTLAAIAGRTIHAYHTEGAGGGHAPDIISVVSEPYVLPSSTNPTRPHTVNTIEEHLDMLMVCHHLNPAVPEDLAFAESRIRPSTIAAEDILHDLGAISIISSDSQAMGRIGEVVLRTWQTAHVMKRRRGALPGDERADNHRVRRYVAKYTINPAVAQGLDREIGSVETGKLADLVLWEPAFFGVKPQLVIKGGQIAHAQMGDANASIPTPQPVLPRPMFGAVGRAPAGNSFNFVAAAAIEDGLPERLGLGKRFVPITSTRLVTKADMRENDALPRVDVDPDSFAVTIDGDRVEPDPAAELPMAQRYFLF; via the coding sequence ATGGCTGAACTCCACCGTGCCGTGTACGCCGACCTGTTCGGCCCCACCGCCGGCGACCGGATCCGACTGGCCGACACCGATCTGCTCGTGGAGATCGAGGAGGACCGCTGCGGCGGACCGGGACTCGCGGGCGACGAGGCGGTGTTCGGCGGCGGCAAGGTGATCAGGGAGTCCATGGGGCAGGCGCGCACCACCCGCGCCGAGGGAGCGCCGGACACCGTGATCACCGGCGCCGTCGTCATCGACCACTGGGGTGTCGTCAAGGCGGACATCGGCATCCGTGACGGCCGGATCACCGGGATCGGCAAGGCCGGAAACCCGGACACGATGGACGGCGTCCATCCGGACCTCGTCATCGGCCCCGAGACCGAAATCATCTCGGGCAACGGCAAGTTCCTCACCGCAGGCGCCATCGACGCCCATGTGCACTTCATCTCGCCGACCCTCGTCGACGAGGCGCTCTCCAGTGGCATCACCACCCTGGTCGGCGGCGGTACCGGCCCGGCCGAGGGCACCAAGGCCACCACCATCACCCCGGGTCCCTGGCACCTGGCCAGGATGTTCGAGGCGCTGGAGGCGTACCCCGTCAACATCGGCCTGCTCGGCAAGGGCAACACGATGTCCCGTGACGCCATGCACTCCCAACTGCGGGCAGGTGCACTCGGGTTCAAGATTCACGAGGACTGGGGTGCGACCCCTGCGGTCATCGACGCCTGCCTGGGCGTCTGCGAGGAGACCGGTGCCCAGCTCGCCATCCACACCGACACCCTCAACGAGGCCGGGTTCGTCGCCGACACCCTGGCCGCCATCGCCGGGCGCACCATCCACGCCTATCACACCGAGGGTGCGGGCGGCGGGCACGCCCCCGACATCATCAGTGTCGTCTCGGAGCCGTACGTCCTGCCCAGCTCGACCAATCCGACGCGGCCGCACACCGTCAACACCATCGAGGAACACCTCGACATGCTGATGGTCTGCCACCATCTGAACCCCGCCGTGCCGGAGGACCTGGCGTTCGCCGAGTCGCGGATCCGGCCCTCCACCATCGCGGCCGAGGACATCCTGCACGACCTCGGCGCCATCTCGATCATCTCCTCCGACTCCCAGGCCATGGGCCGCATCGGCGAGGTCGTCCTGCGCACCTGGCAGACCGCCCACGTGATGAAGAGGCGGCGAGGCGCACTGCCGGGCGACGAACGGGCCGACAACCACCGGGTCCGTCGCTATGTCGCCAAATACACCATCAATCCGGCAGTGGCGCAGGGCCTAGACCGGGAGATCGGCTCCGTGGAGACCGGCAAGCTCGCGGATCTGGTCCTGTGGGAACCCGCCTTCTTCGGGGTCAAACCGCAGCTCGTCATCAAGGGCGGCCAGATCGCGCACGCGCAGATGGGCGACGCCAACGCCTCCATCCCCACCCCGCAACCCGTACTGCCGCGCCCGATGTTCGGTGCGGTCGGCAGGGCCCCCGCCGGCAACTCCTTCAACTTCGTCGCGGCGGCCGCGATCGAGGACGGGCTGCCTGAGCGGCTCGGCCTGGGAAAGCGGTTCGTGCCGATCACCAGTACCCGGCTCGTGACCAAGGCCGACATGCGGGAGAACGACGCGCTGCCCCGGGTCGACGTCGACCCGGACAGCTTCGCGGTGACGATCGACGGTGATCGGGTCGAGCCCGATCCGGCCGCCGAACTCCCGATGGCCCAGCGCTATTTCCTCTTCTGA
- a CDS encoding urease accessory protein UreF: MSRAALLVLSDGRFPAGGHAHSGGAEAAVVAGRIRNADDLAAFCRGRLHTTGLTAAALAAAAAHGHDPLALDEAADARTPSPALRAVARKLGRQLMRAARATWPGEELDAFALARPRGGHQPVVLGLTARSAGLAPEDAAHCAAYETVGGPATAVVRLLSLNPFDATAVLARLAPELDHVAELAAAAARGPIGELPSFSAPLLDIAAEAHAARPVRLFAS; encoded by the coding sequence ATGAGCCGTGCCGCCCTCCTCGTCCTGTCCGACGGCCGCTTCCCGGCAGGGGGCCACGCCCACTCCGGCGGCGCCGAAGCGGCCGTCGTGGCAGGGCGCATCCGCAACGCGGACGACCTCGCCGCATTCTGCCGGGGCCGTCTGCACACGACCGGTCTCACCGCCGCGGCACTCGCCGCGGCGGCTGCCCACGGCCACGACCCGCTGGCCCTGGACGAGGCAGCCGATGCCCGCACGCCCTCACCGGCCCTGCGGGCGGTCGCCCGCAAGCTCGGCCGGCAGCTGATGCGGGCCGCCCGCGCGACCTGGCCGGGCGAGGAGCTCGACGCGTTCGCACTGGCCCGGCCACGCGGCGGCCACCAGCCGGTCGTGCTCGGCCTCACCGCGCGCTCGGCCGGGCTCGCACCCGAGGACGCCGCACACTGCGCCGCGTACGAGACGGTCGGCGGACCGGCCACCGCCGTCGTCCGGCTGCTCTCCCTCAACCCCTTCGACGCCACCGCCGTACTGGCCCGACTTGCCCCCGAGCTCGACCACGTGGCCGAGCTGGCCGCCGCTGCCGCACGCGGACCCATCGGCGAACTTCCCTCCTTCTCCGCCCCGTTGCTCGACATCGCTGCCGAGGCCCACGCCGCACGCCCCGTCCGGCTCTTCGCCTCGTGA
- a CDS encoding lysophospholipid acyltransferase family protein codes for MFYYVLKYVVLGPLLRLFFRPVIKGMEHIPAEGAAIIAGNHLSFSDHFLMPAIIKRRITFLAKAEYFTGPGVKGRLTAAFFHSVGQIPVDRSGKDAGQAAIREGLGVLGRGELLGIYPEGTRSHDGRLYKGKVGVAVMAIRAGVPVVPCAMVGTFEIQPPGKVVPRIKQVTIRFGEPLDFSRYAGLENEKAAIRAVTDEIMYAILGLSGQEYVDEYAAKVKAAEQADGAEKPPRRKR; via the coding sequence GTGTTCTATTACGTGCTCAAGTACGTCGTCCTGGGGCCGCTGCTGCGGTTGTTCTTCCGCCCCGTCATCAAGGGGATGGAGCACATTCCGGCGGAGGGCGCGGCGATCATCGCCGGCAACCACCTGTCCTTCTCCGACCACTTCCTGATGCCCGCCATCATCAAGCGGCGGATCACCTTCCTCGCCAAGGCCGAGTACTTCACCGGGCCCGGTGTGAAGGGCCGGCTGACCGCGGCGTTCTTCCACAGCGTCGGTCAGATCCCGGTGGACCGGTCGGGCAAGGACGCGGGGCAGGCGGCGATCCGCGAAGGGCTCGGGGTACTGGGCCGGGGTGAGCTGCTGGGCATCTACCCGGAGGGCACCCGTTCGCACGACGGCCGGCTGTACAAGGGCAAGGTGGGTGTGGCGGTGATGGCCATCCGGGCGGGCGTGCCGGTGGTGCCGTGTGCGATGGTCGGCACCTTCGAGATCCAGCCGCCCGGCAAGGTCGTGCCGCGCATCAAGCAGGTCACCATCCGCTTCGGGGAACCCCTGGACTTCTCCCGCTATGCCGGTCTGGAGAACGAGAAGGCGGCCATCCGGGCGGTCACCGACGAGATCATGTACGCGATCCTCGGTCTGTCGGGTCAGGAGTACGTCGACGAGTACGCGGCCAAGGTGAAGGCCGCCGAGCAGGCGGACGGCGCGGAGAAGCCCCCGAGGCGCAAGCGCTGA